CAATAATGATGCTATGACCAGGTGAACCGTTTGCGATCCAAAAGGAAAATCCAGGTAATATATAGCGATTCCCGAAAGGATTTCAAAAATAATCATTCCCATGACGGCATTCATTTTGCCAAAGCCCAGTTTTTTATTTCGATTGAGCATGAACAACCAAACTGTCAGCACAAAAACCAAAATCGAAAAGGAGCGGTGGATGTAAAAGATTATCGGGGGATTAATTAATGAATCGTCAATATTGTGATGCCCGAGCTCACCGACTTGTTCGTCTACAAATTGGCGCACCTGCGTTCCCAACGCAATTTGTGTCAATGTCAGGAACAACGCAAAAACCATCAGCCTGCTGAATTGGGGATCGTAAATCATATGGGCACGGTTTCCTTTTACTTTCCGGATAATGTACAGCAGCACGGCAACAATGAGCAGTGCGACGACCATATGCAGTGTAATTTTTACCGGATTTAACACCGAATACACCACTCTGGCACCCAGCCATCCCTGTATCCCCATCATGATGACCGTCAGCCACGAAAGAAGTGTTATTTTTTTATTTCCTTTCCAAAATGCAAATGAAAATACTGCCATCAGGAACACCGCGAATCCTGCCAGAGCCCCAGCGAGCCTGTTCAGGTATTCAATCCAGGTGTGTGTAGGGTTAAAATCGGCGTAATCGTGTTTTGTATACGGCCGCCAGTGCGAAGCATCGTAAGTTTGCCCGGTTGTGAAATCGTCTTTGGCTACCCATAATTTTTCGTCTTTGATGATGACCTGCCCTTCTTCGAATCCACGGTTTGGAGCCCAGGTGAGTTCCTTGATGTCTGTAGGCGGGATGTAATATCCGAAACATTTCGGCCAGTCCGGGCAACCCATTCCGGAGCCGGTCATGCGGACAAGCGCTCCGGCGATGATGACGAGATAAACGAGGATCAGTGAAGTTTTAGCGAAAATTAAGAAGTTTTTTTTCATAAGAGTTGCAAAGTAGCAGAGTTACAAAGTTTTCCTGACTTTGTCTATAAATGAACTTAACATACGTTCAATTTCCCGGCTTTTTTCATATATATTATTAAATTCTGTTTCTGAATAATATTTTAAGTTGTAAGCTATCTCAATTTGGGTTTGAAATTCAAATAAAGAGCCTAAAGAGATTTTTAAAAAGCGATGGTAATCTCTGTTTGTATTTCTTCCAAAACCTTCCGCAATGTTACTCGGAATGGAAACAGCACACCTTCTTAACTGTGAAGTCAGGCCAAACTGCTCATTTTTTGGAAAGGC
This genomic stretch from Flavobacterium pallidum harbors:
- a CDS encoding COX15/CtaA family protein — its product is MKKNFLIFAKTSLILVYLVIIAGALVRMTGSGMGCPDWPKCFGYYIPPTDIKELTWAPNRGFEEGQVIIKDEKLWVAKDDFTTGQTYDASHWRPYTKHDYADFNPTHTWIEYLNRLAGALAGFAVFLMAVFSFAFWKGNKKITLLSWLTVIMMGIQGWLGARVVYSVLNPVKITLHMVVALLIVAVLLYIIRKVKGNRAHMIYDPQFSRLMVFALFLTLTQIALGTQVRQFVDEQVGELGHHNIDDSLINPPIIFYIHRSFSILVFVLTVWLFMLNRNKKLGFGKMNAVMGMIIFEILSGIAIYYLDFPFGSQTVHLVIASLLFGLQFYLCMESAEAKHSKNIL
- a CDS encoding four helix bundle protein; protein product: MKTFRDLLIWQKAMNLVTDSYTITNAFPKNEQFGLTSQLRRCAVSIPSNIAEGFGRNTNRDYHRFLKISLGSLFEFQTQIEIAYNLKYYSETEFNNIYEKSREIERMLSSFIDKVRKTL